Within the Micromonospora citrea genome, the region CCGCCGCCTCGGGCACGGCCGACACGACGGGCTGGTCCGGCACCGCCGCGAGCCGGGCGGCCGGCGACGACGCCTCGGCCACCGCGGCCTCCACGTCGGCGCGGCGCACCACCCCGCCCGGACCCGTGCCGCGCAGGGCGGCCAGGTCGAGGCCGTGCTCGCGGGCCAGCCGGCGCACGATCGGGGAGATGACCAGGGGCGCCGCGTCGCGCGGACGGTCCGCGGGCTCGGCGGCGGCCGGGCGGGGGTCGAGGGCCGTCGGGCGGGGGTCGGGGGCCGTCGGGCGGGGGTCGGGGGCCGCCGCGAGGCGGGGCCGGCGACGCCGCCGTCCCGCGCCGCCGTGGCCGGTGCCGTACCCGATCAGGACGTTTCCGGAGCCGGCGCGCTCCTCCTCGCGGTAGGTGGCGTGGCCGGCCGGCTCGTCGCCGGTCCCGCCGTCGCCGGCCAGCGGCGCGATGGTGATCAGCGGCTGGCCGACCGGGCGGGTCTCGCCGGCCGCGCCGTGCAGCGCCACGACCCGCCCGGCGTACGGGCAGGGCACGTCGACGACGGCCTTGGCGGTCTCCACCTCCACGACGGTCTGGTCCACCGTGACCACGTCGCCGACGGCGACCCGCCACTCGACGATCTCGGCTTCGCTCAGCCCTTCGCCCAGGTCGGGCAGGAGGAAGACCTGCGTCCCGTCCACGGTCGTCACGCCGCGCTCCCCCGGGTCACCCAGCGCTCGTCCGGCTGGTCGTCCCACTGGAGCCGGGCCACCGTGTCGAGCACCCGGTCCACCGACGGCAGGTGGGTGTGCTCCAGCATCGGCGCCGGGTACGGGATGTCCAGCCCGGACACCCGCAGCACCGGGGCGTGCAGGGCGTGGAAGCAGCGCTCCTGCACCCGGGCGGCGATCTCCGCGCCGACCCCGGCGAACCCCTGCGCCTCCTGGATCACCACGCACCGGCCGGTGCGCCGGACCGAGGCGGTGACGGTCTCGTCGTCGAACGGCACGATGCTGCGCACGTCCACGACCTCCAGGTCCCAGCCCTCCTCGCGGGCGGCCTCGGCGGCCTCCAGCGCCACCGGAACCGCCGGCCCGTACGCGACCAGCGTGGCGTCGCGGCCCGGCCGGCGCACGACGGCCCGGCCGATCGGCGCGGTCGTGGCCGGCAGCTCCGCGTCGGCGCTGGAGAAGTAGAGCTTCTTCGGCTCCATGAACACGACCGGGTCCGGGTCGTCGATCGCCTGGCGCAGCAGCGAGTACGCGTCCTCGACCGTCGCCGGGGTGACGACCTTCAGCCCCGGCGTGTGGGCGTAGTACGCCTCGGACGAGTCGCAGTGGTGCTCGACTCCGCCGATGCCGCCGGCGTAGGGCACCCGGATGACGATCGGCACGCTCAGCGCGCCGCGGGTGCGGTTGCGCAGCTTCGCCACGTGCGAGGCGATCTGCTCGAACGCCGGGTACGCGAACGCGTCGAACTGCATCTCGACCACCGGGCGCAGCCCGGACATGGCCAGGCCGACGGCGAAGCCGACGATGCCGGCCTCGGCGAGCGGGGTGTCGAAGCAGCGCTTGTCACCGAAGCGGGCCTGGA harbors:
- a CDS encoding alpha-ketoacid dehydrogenase subunit beta, translated to MAALTMAKALNAALADAMLDDDRVLVFGEDVGALGGVFRITDGLQARFGDKRCFDTPLAEAGIVGFAVGLAMSGLRPVVEMQFDAFAYPAFEQIASHVAKLRNRTRGALSVPIVIRVPYAGGIGGVEHHCDSSEAYYAHTPGLKVVTPATVEDAYSLLRQAIDDPDPVVFMEPKKLYFSSADAELPATTAPIGRAVVRRPGRDATLVAYGPAVPVALEAAEAAREEGWDLEVVDVRSIVPFDDETVTASVRRTGRCVVIQEAQGFAGVGAEIAARVQERCFHALHAPVLRVSGLDIPYPAPMLEHTHLPSVDRVLDTVARLQWDDQPDERWVTRGSAA
- a CDS encoding dihydrolipoamide acetyltransferase family protein; translation: MTTVDGTQVFLLPDLGEGLSEAEIVEWRVAVGDVVTVDQTVVEVETAKAVVDVPCPYAGRVVALHGAAGETRPVGQPLITIAPLAGDGGTGDEPAGHATYREEERAGSGNVLIGYGTGHGGAGRRRRRPRLAAAPDPRPTAPDPRPTALDPRPAAAEPADRPRDAAPLVISPIVRRLAREHGLDLAALRGTGPGGVVRRADVEAAVAEASSPAARLAAVPDQPVVSAVPEAADVIVPLTGIRKAIADKLSRSRREIPEVTIWVDVDATGLLETRAAINAATPDAPVSILALLARICLSGLRKYPQLNARVDTEGERIVQSAGVHLGIAAQTDRGLVVPVLRDAQRLTTAELAAELTATTTAARAGTLPPARLTGGTFTLNNYGVFGVDGSTPIINHPEAALLGVGRIVDKPWVVDGQLAVRKVTQLSLTFDHRVCDGGVAGGFLRHVADCVERPALLIANL